GGATTCCACTATGTGGAGAGAAAATAGCAGGGTGATTGCATGGAGAGATTTGGATGGGTGAGGCGCTTTAGGTTTATTTGTTATTTTAAGAGAGTTGCCTTTACCAATATCACAAAGGAAATTAATATGGGGCGGCAATAAAGCATGATGCGTATGCCAATTTAGGGAATTTTGTTCTATTGTTTATGTGTTATTATCTCTTTTCCTAATGGCACTTTTCTAATTATGTCAAAGTAGTTAATTAATTCTTCCACAAGACATATTACGCATTCAATTGAATTCTCAATTACCCAAAGCGATACTTCGTTGATACTAGCCTTATTGTTATCAACTAACTTAAATTCTTTAAAATGCTTTTTCAATGATGAAGGAGCAGATATAGAGATAATGTATTTTCCTTCTTTAACGTAGTGTTTTAAGCTTTCAGATACAAAGTCATCCTTATAGTGAATAAGTTCAGCCCTATATTCGCCCAATTTGAAAACCCAATTTTTATCTAAATCATTTATTAGCTTGGCTAAGGATGTTTCTTTGAAGTTGCCAGTTCCTCGAGAGGTTCTTACTAATTGTGTCCAAAGTAATTTTTTCTTTTGCTTGTTATCCTCTAAAATAAACTTTGTCAAGCAACTGGTGTAATCAAATAATGAAAGTGTATTAAATATTATACTATCAAGTAAGAAGTCTTGCTTGAGTGCTATCTGGCTAGTTATTAAGGGTGAAATTTGTTTGTTATTGATACTTTCTTCACCACTTATATTTATTGAGGCAAGAAGGTCATAATGATAAAAAATACTTTCTAACCTTAGGGTTATGCTATTTCTAAGTTCTATGAAATCATTATTAGCAATAGATCCTGAGATTTTATTGGAGTACTCAAACACCATTTTTACTAATAGGTTCTTTAAAAACTTCCTCTTTCCTTCAAGTCGCAAGACCGAAGTGGTATGGTTTGAATATTTAGCTTTATCGAACTTGTTCATTTTCTTTTCTAAACTTGTTAACGTCTGAGCTAACGGTTAGTATAAAAAACGTGCAAGGCCGTCGGCCGTAGCATGATTTTTATACAGTGTTATGGCCTGTTTTTCTTTATTAGCGCATACAGGGCTTCAATTTTCATTGGTTCTTCTAAAGTCCACTTTCTCATTGTGTTTAAGTTGACCATTCTTGCGAAGTCGTTACCACCCTCAATTATATAGTTGTACTTATTCCCTTTAAACCAAACAACAGCGTAGCATATTTCTCCTCCATGCTTTTGCTGAAAGAATCGTTTTCGATTTGCTTCTTTAAAAATTGCTTTCAAATCGGCTGTTTCTGCTCCGTCCAATTTTACCATTTCGGCTTGTCGGGAAGCAAGGTCACGATGGTTATGCTGAAGTCCTGCCGTTGTCCCTGCGCGTTTGAAGTCTTTATAAATAAATATTGAATCTGCTTCAATTTGGCAGAAAGCTGGAATTGTAAATAGTATCGGTAATGTAAGGAGCAGTATCTTTTTCATATTTATAAATTGGCCATAACTTGTTGCTAAACGCAAACCTTCGCTTATCTGCACAATGTGCGGAGGTTTTTCCTCCCCAGCCAACGCGTCTTGGGTTGGTAAGGGTTCTCCTAACAAGATAGCGTTTTTGGCATGTTTTCCAAAAAAACACCTTTAAAACAGTTTAAAAGCAGTAAAAAGACATAAACAGGTCGGCCTGTGCTTCCTGAACCGGTGCAGGCAAAAGGATATCTTATAAAATAAATTCAGTGTACCCGTGTATTACCCGGGTAATACACGGGTAGCAGCTTGCCCATCGGGCTTTCTTTTTGAGCCTGTTTTCTGAAAAGCGGCCTCTAAACACCTCTCCTTTGCTCTAATTACCTTCTACCTATTCGCTCCTTTTCCCCACACTATCACTTCTCCCTCCGGTTTAACCTATCTCCCCTGCCATCCATTTTAAAAGATGTGTATCTTTGGCCCTTGTAAAATTTGAAGCCACATGAATTTAATTGAAGAACTGCGTTGGCGCGGCATGCTGCAGGATGCCATGCCCGGAACAGAAGAACAACTGAACGCAGGCATGACCACCGGCTATATAGGCTTTGACCCTACGGCCTCCTCGCTCCATATAGGCAACCTGGCCACTATCATGCTCCTGGTGCACCTGCAGCGGGCCGGGCACAAACCCATCGCGCTGGTAGGCGGCGCCACCGGTATGATCGGGGATCCCTCGGGCAAATCCGCGGAGCGCAATCTGCTCTCTGAAGAAGTGCTGCGCGATAACCAGAACGGCATTAAGAAGCAGCTGGAGAAATTCCTGCAGTTTGAGGGCGTGCCCAACGCCGCCGAGATCGTGAACAACTATGACTGGTTCAAAGACTTCTCTTTCCTGGATTTCCTTCGCAACGTGGGCAAGCACCTCACGGTGAACTACATGATGAAGAAGGAGAGCGTGCAGAAGCGGATCACCGCCCAGGAAGGCGAAAACGGCGCCGAAGGCCTTTCCTTCACCGAATTCTCGTACCAGCTCCTGCAAGGCTATGACTATTACCACCTATACAAGCACAAGAACGTGCGTCTGCAGATGGGCGGCTCTGACCAGTGGGGCAATATCACCTCAGGTACTGAGCTCATCCGGCGCATGGAAGGCGGCAAAGCCTTTGCTTTGACCACGCCCTTGGTGACCAAGGCAGACGGCAGCAAGTTCGGGAAATCTGAGAGCGGCAACGTGTGGCTGGCCCCCAACATGACCAGCCCCTACAAGTTCTACCAGTTCTGGCTCAACGTAGCCGATGAGGAAGCCGAGAACCTGATCAAGCGCTTTACCCTGTTAACTCAACCAGAGATTGAGGCCCTAGTAACCGAACATGCCCAGGCCCCGCACCTTCGCGTGTTACAGAAGGCCCTGGCCAAAGAGGTAACCACCACCGTGCACTCCAAAGAAGACTATGAGAGCGCCGTGGAAGCCTCGCAGATTCTGTTCGGGAAAGGCGACCTGGAAACCCTGAGGAATTTACCTGAAGCCACCCTGCTGGCGGTGTTTGAAGGCGTGCCCCAGATAGAGGTTTCCAGGGCCGGATTGACCACCTCTACCCCTGCCGTTGATTTCCTTTCTGAACTGACCCAAAACCAGATTTTTGAATCAAAAGGAGAGGCAAAAAAAATGATCCAGAATGGCGGCGTGAGCATCAATCGGCAGAAAATAGGCTCCC
This Rufibacter radiotolerans DNA region includes the following protein-coding sequences:
- the tyrS gene encoding tyrosine--tRNA ligase, which gives rise to MNLIEELRWRGMLQDAMPGTEEQLNAGMTTGYIGFDPTASSLHIGNLATIMLLVHLQRAGHKPIALVGGATGMIGDPSGKSAERNLLSEEVLRDNQNGIKKQLEKFLQFEGVPNAAEIVNNYDWFKDFSFLDFLRNVGKHLTVNYMMKKESVQKRITAQEGENGAEGLSFTEFSYQLLQGYDYYHLYKHKNVRLQMGGSDQWGNITSGTELIRRMEGGKAFALTTPLVTKADGSKFGKSESGNVWLAPNMTSPYKFYQFWLNVADEEAENLIKRFTLLTQPEIEALVTEHAQAPHLRVLQKALAKEVTTTVHSKEDYESAVEASQILFGKGDLETLRNLPEATLLAVFEGVPQIEVSRAGLTTSTPAVDFLSELTQNQIFESKGEAKKMIQNGGVSINRQKIGSPDEVITQDLLQGKYLVVQKGKKNYYLVKAL